A region of Myxococcaceae bacterium JPH2 DNA encodes the following proteins:
- a CDS encoding Tad domain-containing protein has product MFTRTLRQSFRRQEGQALVLAALLVLVMSIAVVTTVNIGHTVHERIRLQNTADAAAYSMSAMEARAFNFYAYANRTQASHYVSAMMWQSLLSLIYFAEAFLADTYGFMKTLNPCAGKSKNIFWKVACPILEALPYIGQVLKIIDKAMDAWRMIVKAFHMLVRTTNPDKLIGKFIIPTHRVLNSVLFFASQAVMMSASTHVLQTTDTVIADNDKNINSLVSQGVTGVISQCLFDQAHFPEAGGRPLGVPVNPFKPIKPEAWRHDEKEARAKRAMGAVANATRYACDSKGSLGVGSVDLISCQERFITSRRLGDLIPLPDWLGILRDWLNNEIDIPGVFSFGKLGQTRLLTVNNPDRAKIVKTNTARNYIRDWREGIAPSLGSMAQGDNMGSDDLYWLKFGPANIPGFRNPLSCKTDVKDPSECWGDPRKGLKDTGGKYMPYQYMAKTSIWAMNATEGSFQNGGVHWRVHPQRMPTGDTTWRGYTRPSGPEGEVGVTEHKICTLPVCFLGAGKISVYTANVHPAEDTNHPWGGVVPFMHFEPGQFDGVCARKASTETAAKRDRFDFNQPSTWVALNKSPDEVMNKDLKDKDAGTNAPAQLNDQGKVKFAFTSDSKGLEMKNDRKKFAGFVEGLNVITRGQTYYHRPGNWTEHPNFFNPYWRPRLASVYQGRGTLPLITTLESQLPTQVRGIAAKVITH; this is encoded by the coding sequence ATGTTCACCCGGACCCTCCGACAGAGTTTTCGTCGCCAGGAAGGCCAGGCGCTGGTGCTTGCCGCGCTGTTGGTACTGGTGATGTCCATCGCGGTCGTCACGACCGTCAACATCGGTCATACCGTCCACGAGCGCATCCGCCTGCAGAACACCGCGGACGCGGCCGCCTACTCCATGTCCGCCATGGAGGCGCGGGCGTTCAACTTCTACGCCTACGCCAACCGCACCCAGGCGTCGCACTACGTCTCCGCGATGATGTGGCAGTCGCTGCTGTCACTCATCTATTTCGCGGAGGCCTTCCTCGCGGACACGTATGGATTCATGAAGACGCTGAATCCATGCGCCGGTAAATCCAAGAACATATTCTGGAAGGTCGCTTGTCCCATCCTCGAAGCCTTGCCTTACATCGGGCAGGTTTTGAAAATCATAGACAAGGCGATGGATGCCTGGCGGATGATCGTCAAGGCATTCCATATGCTTGTCCGGACGACCAACCCAGACAAGCTCATTGGCAAATTCATCATTCCCACCCACCGGGTACTCAACAGCGTCCTGTTCTTCGCCTCGCAAGCGGTGATGATGTCGGCGTCCACGCACGTATTGCAGACCACCGACACGGTCATTGCGGACAATGACAAGAACATCAACTCGCTGGTCAGCCAGGGGGTCACGGGCGTCATCAGCCAGTGTCTCTTCGATCAGGCTCACTTCCCGGAGGCAGGTGGGCGTCCGCTGGGCGTGCCTGTCAATCCGTTCAAGCCGATCAAACCCGAGGCGTGGCGACACGATGAGAAGGAGGCGCGCGCCAAGCGAGCCATGGGCGCGGTGGCCAACGCCACCCGCTATGCGTGCGACTCGAAGGGCAGCCTGGGCGTGGGCAGCGTGGACCTCATCTCCTGCCAGGAGCGCTTCATCACGTCCCGTCGCCTGGGAGACCTGATTCCGCTGCCGGACTGGCTGGGCATCCTCCGCGACTGGCTCAACAACGAGATCGACATCCCCGGCGTGTTCAGCTTCGGCAAGCTGGGCCAGACGCGTCTGCTCACGGTCAACAACCCGGACCGGGCGAAGATCGTCAAGACCAACACCGCCCGCAACTACATCCGGGATTGGCGTGAGGGCATCGCGCCGTCGCTCGGCAGCATGGCCCAGGGCGACAACATGGGCTCGGATGACTTGTATTGGCTGAAGTTCGGACCGGCCAACATCCCGGGCTTCCGCAACCCGCTGTCCTGCAAGACCGACGTGAAGGACCCCAGCGAGTGCTGGGGAGATCCGCGCAAGGGTCTCAAGGACACGGGCGGCAAGTACATGCCGTACCAGTACATGGCCAAGACGAGCATCTGGGCCATGAACGCCACCGAGGGTTCATTCCAGAACGGCGGCGTGCACTGGCGCGTGCATCCTCAGCGCATGCCCACCGGTGACACCACGTGGCGCGGGTACACGCGCCCTAGTGGCCCCGAGGGTGAAGTGGGCGTCACGGAGCACAAGATCTGCACCTTGCCCGTGTGCTTCCTGGGGGCGGGGAAGATCAGCGTGTACACGGCGAACGTGCACCCGGCCGAGGACACGAATCACCCGTGGGGCGGCGTCGTCCCGTTCATGCACTTCGAGCCCGGTCAGTTCGACGGTGTCTGCGCTCGCAAGGCGAGCACGGAGACGGCGGCGAAGCGCGACCGGTTCGACTTCAACCAGCCGTCCACCTGGGTGGCGCTGAACAAGTCGCCGGACGAGGTCATGAACAAGGACCTCAAGGACAAGGACGCTGGCACGAACGCGCCCGCGCAGCTCAACGACCAGGGCAAGGTGAAGTTCGCCTTCACGAGCGACAGCAAGGGCCTGGAGATGAAGAACGACCGGAAGAAGTTCGCGGGCTTCGTCGAGGGACTCAACGTCATCACCCGCGGCCAGACGTACTACCACCGGCCGGGCAACTGGACGGAGCATCCGAACTTCTTCAAT
- a CDS encoding RNA polymerase sigma factor: MSNGGVLGPEISDERLMLAFQAGDARAFEALVRRHRAPVFNFILRFVGHRSRAEDVLQETWLKVVRSAREYEPKAKLTTWLYTIARNLCVDSTRKESYRQTSSLEAPAAGTDGDEGRALGESLPDEGASPERGAHNARLRPLLERALASLPEEQREVFILREYSGIPFKEIAEVTGVSENTVKSRMRYALEALRRRLGELGVDGDLAEDGRTVAG, encoded by the coding sequence ATGAGCAATGGGGGAGTGTTGGGACCGGAGATCTCAGACGAGCGGCTGATGCTCGCCTTCCAGGCGGGAGATGCTCGTGCATTCGAGGCCCTGGTGCGCAGGCACCGGGCGCCGGTCTTCAACTTCATCCTGCGCTTCGTCGGTCACCGGTCGCGGGCGGAGGACGTGCTGCAGGAGACGTGGCTCAAGGTCGTGCGCAGCGCCCGGGAGTACGAGCCCAAGGCCAAGCTGACGACGTGGCTCTACACCATTGCGAGGAACCTCTGCGTGGACAGCACGCGCAAAGAGAGCTACCGCCAGACCTCCTCCTTGGAGGCACCCGCCGCCGGCACCGACGGCGACGAGGGGCGTGCGCTCGGGGAGAGCCTTCCGGACGAAGGCGCCAGCCCGGAGCGGGGCGCTCACAACGCGCGGCTGCGACCCTTGTTGGAGCGTGCGCTCGCCAGCCTTCCAGAAGAGCAACGCGAGGTCTTCATCCTCCGTGAGTACAGCGGCATCCCCTTCAAGGAGATCGCCGAGGTGACGGGCGTGTCCGAGAACACAGTGAAGAGTCGGATGCGCTACGCGCTGGAGGCGCTGCGCCGACGCCTGGGCGAACTGGGCGTGGACGGCGATCTGGCGGAGGATGGAAGGACGGTGGCGGGATGA
- a CDS encoding zf-HC2 domain-containing protein, protein MKAQNPHAHEDRLLDFAYGELPGPEAQAVEAHLQGCVRCARALEDIRGVRVTMAQLADEPAPDAGLESLLAYANQAARRAVAGPEPKPSRWRRWLLPVAGLAAVSTLGILSITVNENLKLAPPLKEADVVGAKSPGAPPAVSATPGLEAKAKGAVAPAAAPRDEEALLDKAAPKRRDRGAYPDRSAEWMNAGSGGGLDTRAEKSAPSKKQVLELGQKDRPPPPPPPAPTAAVVTPEPLAQAVAGPRYDDFAKEERSSLRIGGASRAQAVAGEAEASDGLAENAPSASAPAGRGVPAEAPKDVEAPKPVVVSKPVSKAAPAPSRPSEQDMELPRTSVGSVMPGKADPSNQAPSQAPMATPSLTWQDLSRQAQAAASQGDDVRELRLLRQALSSGAPRTERIRILNRMCELESALGQDDAAEATCNRALAEAPNSRAAEVALKRMRKKSAPEPAPAAASPAPPRTEPPNGGAR, encoded by the coding sequence ATGAAAGCGCAGAATCCACACGCGCACGAGGACCGGCTCCTCGACTTCGCCTATGGCGAGCTGCCAGGCCCCGAGGCTCAGGCCGTGGAGGCGCACCTGCAAGGGTGTGTCCGGTGCGCGCGGGCCCTGGAGGACATCCGAGGCGTGCGCGTCACCATGGCCCAGCTCGCCGACGAGCCCGCGCCCGACGCGGGGCTGGAGTCCTTGCTCGCTTATGCGAACCAGGCCGCCCGTCGCGCGGTGGCGGGGCCCGAGCCCAAGCCTTCGCGGTGGCGTCGCTGGCTCCTGCCCGTGGCGGGACTGGCCGCGGTGAGCACCCTGGGCATCCTGTCCATCACGGTGAACGAGAACCTGAAGCTGGCCCCTCCGCTGAAGGAGGCGGACGTCGTGGGTGCCAAGTCGCCCGGCGCGCCGCCCGCGGTCAGCGCGACGCCTGGACTCGAGGCCAAAGCCAAAGGCGCAGTGGCTCCGGCCGCGGCGCCGCGCGACGAGGAGGCCTTGCTGGACAAGGCTGCTCCGAAGCGCAGGGATCGAGGGGCCTACCCGGATCGCTCGGCGGAGTGGATGAACGCCGGCAGCGGGGGGGGGCTGGACACGCGCGCCGAGAAGAGCGCGCCCTCGAAGAAGCAGGTGCTGGAGCTCGGTCAGAAGGACCGGCCACCGCCGCCTCCTCCTCCCGCGCCCACGGCGGCCGTTGTCACTCCCGAGCCCTTGGCGCAGGCCGTCGCCGGACCGCGCTACGACGACTTCGCCAAGGAGGAGCGCTCGTCCTTGCGCATCGGAGGTGCCTCTCGCGCACAGGCAGTGGCGGGCGAGGCGGAAGCCTCCGACGGGCTCGCGGAGAATGCCCCCAGCGCCTCCGCACCAGCCGGTCGAGGAGTCCCAGCCGAAGCTCCGAAAGATGTCGAGGCGCCGAAGCCTGTCGTGGTGTCCAAGCCCGTGAGCAAGGCTGCCCCCGCTCCGTCGCGGCCGTCCGAGCAGGACATGGAGCTCCCGCGCACCTCCGTGGGGAGCGTCATGCCCGGCAAGGCGGATCCGTCAAATCAGGCCCCCAGTCAGGCTCCGATGGCGACTCCCTCGTTGACCTGGCAGGACCTGTCTCGGCAGGCGCAAGCGGCGGCGAGCCAGGGGGATGACGTCCGCGAGCTGCGCCTCCTGCGACAGGCCTTGAGTTCCGGAGCCCCCCGGACGGAGCGCATTCGCATCCTCAACCGCATGTGCGAGCTGGAGTCCGCCCTGGGGCAGGACGACGCGGCGGAGGCGACCTGCAATCGTGCCTTGGCCGAAGCCCCCAACTCGCGAGCAGCCGAGGTGGCGCTGAAGCGGATGCGCAAGAAGTCCGCGCCGGAGCCGGCCCCGGCGGCTGCCTCGCCGGCGCCCCCTCGGACTGAGCCGCCCAACGGCGGAGCCCGCTGA
- a CDS encoding pilus assembly protein — MRRSEKVGVGESGQVAVESALVMPLMVFLALGIIQLTMIQHAKLMTEYAAYQAARAGIVWNGNNERMHDAAIVALLPTMGRTDDIVELGKTWGKHQLYDKAMRALAWGGGVVPESLNGSNLFGIIRVDTVNPAYFTPIDTIWKLRAGYNWQELDFDGADSFPEVPGLESKIIKFFNLPEPDESETVYRKATRLTIRLRYWYEMRVPFANWVIFYAWYASNAQVALRGAIDRPTLEQKANMTNRTKDISALRGKARGMDHEEGYNTVYAPEMWVLWGLADGSIPLVSKLVGKRYFLPLTATYTMRMQSNFHRKWIMHLKPDWGL, encoded by the coding sequence ATGAGGCGGTCTGAGAAGGTTGGGGTGGGGGAGTCTGGCCAGGTGGCCGTCGAGTCGGCACTCGTGATGCCGCTCATGGTGTTCCTGGCGCTTGGAATCATCCAGCTCACGATGATCCAGCACGCGAAGCTGATGACGGAGTATGCGGCGTATCAAGCCGCGCGCGCGGGCATCGTCTGGAACGGCAACAACGAGCGCATGCACGACGCGGCCATCGTCGCGTTGCTGCCCACCATGGGGCGCACGGACGACATCGTCGAGCTGGGCAAGACCTGGGGAAAGCACCAGCTCTATGACAAGGCGATGCGCGCGCTGGCGTGGGGCGGCGGCGTCGTGCCGGAGTCGCTGAACGGCTCCAACCTCTTCGGCATCATCCGGGTGGACACCGTCAACCCGGCCTACTTCACGCCCATCGACACCATCTGGAAGCTGCGCGCGGGCTACAACTGGCAGGAGCTGGACTTCGACGGCGCGGACAGCTTCCCGGAAGTGCCCGGCCTCGAGTCGAAGATCATCAAGTTCTTCAACCTGCCCGAGCCGGACGAATCCGAGACCGTCTACCGCAAGGCCACGCGTCTCACCATCCGCCTGCGCTACTGGTACGAGATGCGCGTGCCGTTCGCCAACTGGGTCATCTTCTACGCGTGGTACGCCTCCAACGCGCAGGTCGCGCTGCGCGGCGCCATTGATCGCCCGACGCTGGAGCAGAAGGCGAACATGACGAACCGCACGAAGGACATCAGCGCCCTGCGTGGCAAGGCGCGAGGAATGGACCACGAAGAGGGCTACAACACGGTCTACGCCCCGGAGATGTGGGTCCTCTGGGGGCTGGCGGATGGCAGCATCCCCCTCGTCTCGAAGCTGGTCGGCAAGCGCTACTTCCTGCCCTTGACGGCCACCTACACCATGCGGATGCAGTCCAACTTCCACCGCAAGTGGATCATGCACCTCAAGCCCGACTGGGGCCTGTAA
- a CDS encoding DUF2085 domain-containing protein, which produces MFWLSHHHPDEYNRTYLLGGVRVCARCLGTYPVLVAVFLALFALRAPLMFGAEVPVGLVLVTPAVVDWAVGRFRPGAGSNALRSLTGVLLGAGLGRSLFIHVQRPLPTVLLAQSALVTAVAVPVILATYRKPRPE; this is translated from the coding sequence GTGTTCTGGCTCAGCCATCATCACCCGGATGAGTACAACCGCACCTACCTGCTGGGCGGCGTGCGCGTGTGCGCGCGTTGCCTGGGCACGTATCCGGTCCTGGTCGCTGTCTTCCTCGCGCTCTTCGCCCTGCGCGCGCCGCTGATGTTCGGCGCGGAGGTGCCGGTGGGGCTCGTGCTCGTGACGCCCGCGGTCGTCGACTGGGCGGTGGGACGCTTCCGGCCTGGCGCAGGGTCCAACGCCCTGCGCTCGTTGACCGGCGTATTGCTGGGCGCGGGGCTCGGACGCTCGCTGTTCATTCACGTCCAAAGGCCATTGCCCACGGTCCTCTTGGCTCAAAGCGCGCTGGTGACAGCCGTCGCAGTCCCTGTCATTCTGGCTACTTACCGGAAGCCACGTCCGGAATAG